The Desertifilum tharense IPPAS B-1220 DNA window TATTGCTTGATGATGCCGAACTGTTGCGCGATCGCCTTTTGTTTTGGATGCAGACGGTGATGAAGGCGTTTGATGCTCAACGAAGCTGTAACGTGACCTATCATGTCATGCAACAAGTGGTGCAATCGCTGTTTCCCCTAGATGAGGCGAGCTTGCTGTGTCCAATTTTAGAGTTAAATCGGTCGCTGCTCGGAGCCAAGCCGGAGTGAGGCGTTTTTAAGTGGCATGTGGAGTTAGGTAACAACTATGAGGCTAGCTCCGGCTGCAAAGTTTAAAATAAGGACGCGATCGCTATTTTAAGACTCAACCCCAGATCGGAGGGCGCGAGTGCGATCGCCCGTCCGTTTAATCCTCCTCAGCCCAAACGTTTTGCACAACTATGGTGAACGTAACAACCCGCCCGAACTCGCAGAAACGGAAGCATCCTAAAAAACACAATCATTACGGTTTTCGCGATTTCTTCCAGTTTCAGCCAGAGCAAGGCACGCTTGTAGACTGGAACGAAGCTCAAAATGTTCTGACTAGCGAAGATTTTATTATTGGTTTAGTAGAGGGTTTAGAAGAAGAAGTCGGCGATGCCTCAGCCGCCATTATGTACACCATTGGCTGTGAATGGGGACAAAAAGATGCCTTCTTTTTTGAAAAATGGTTTGAAAAGGAATTCGATCGCAATATCCGCCAAACCAACCTCATGTTTCTCCTCGAAACCTGGTGGTGGCCGTTTACCTCCCAAGGTTGGGGCCGTTGGGAAGTGGATATGGGCGATCGCAAACAGGGATTTATGTTCATTAACCTGTT harbors:
- a CDS encoding V4R domain-containing protein, with protein sequence MVNVTTRPNSQKRKHPKKHNHYGFRDFFQFQPEQGTLVDWNEAQNVLTSEDFIIGLVEGLEEEVGDASAAIMYTIGCEWGQKDAFFFEKWFEKEFDRNIRQTNLMFLLETWWWPFTSQGWGRWEVDMGDRKQGFMFINLFDSAVARSLGDVGKPVCHIYAGLFAGFFTELVKKQLSCIEIQCYSMGETYCKFLIGGKDRIDAAAFWLNEGATARDIEKRLRAGERLG